The Gemmatimonadota bacterium genome has a segment encoding these proteins:
- the rpmG gene encoding 50S ribosomal protein L33: MPRDKIILACNDCKNRNYFTTKNKRTHPERVEWKKFCPRCNKHVVHKETK, translated from the coding sequence ATGCCCCGCGACAAGATTATCCTCGCGTGTAACGACTGCAAGAATCGCAATTACTTCACCACGAAGAACAAGCGCACGCATCCCGAGCGTGTGGAGTGGAAGAAGTTCTGCCCGCGGTGCAACAAGCACGTCGTCCACAAGGAAACGAAGTAA
- the secE gene encoding preprotein translocase subunit SecE produces MTTEVVASQSLPQRVVRFYHDVMAEMKKVTWPDQPQVRSLAIGVIVLSLFIGAVIGLMDLLFQSVLVRWIPSLFGG; encoded by the coding sequence GTGACCACTGAAGTCGTCGCATCCCAGAGCTTGCCGCAGCGCGTCGTGCGTTTCTACCACGACGTGATGGCGGAGATGAAGAAGGTGACGTGGCCGGACCAGCCGCAGGTGCGGTCGCTGGCCATCGGCGTCATCGTCCTCTCCCTGTTCATCGGCGCCGTCATCGGCCTGATGGATCTGCTGTTCCAGTCGGTCCTCGTGCGCTGGATTCCCTCCCTGTTCGGAGGTTAG